The Hevea brasiliensis isolate MT/VB/25A 57/8 chromosome 1, ASM3005281v1, whole genome shotgun sequence DNA segment gaaattgtgattttaattagGTTTCACCTCATCTGGAAGCATTTGAAGTCGGATAAAAAATACTTGtactataactatctaaaattaTATCAGGGCACAATTGTTCCATCTGTTTCACATTGCTAAATATGTTTCATCTACTTTCCACAATATTCCCATTCTAAAATTGTCTATCATGTTTTCTCTGTGCATTGAAATCTGATGTGGGCATTTAGAGAGTATCAGAAATTTATATGCAGATCCAGAAATCTGAGGAAAGCAGCCAATTTAAATTTCTCCTCTATAGAATTTACTATTTCACTTCAGGCCTTCAGCTTCCTTGATTCCACATACTATTATAACAGATCAAAGTTATTTCTACAAACGAGCTACAGCACTCCTTCCCAACCCCTGTCAAATATCATACAAAATTCAAGATATTTACTCCATCACCAAAACACCTTAGATAATAATGTGAATGCATTTGAAAAGACACTTAAATTCTCCCTCTCACACCACAAATGCATGTGCACCATCTTTAAATTCAAGATTTTAGCCTAATCATTTGAAGATGCTTCAGCCACAAAGTATTCATTCTCTTCCCATTCCTTCCAACACCTCAAATGAGGACAAGTTATGCAACTAATAAAAGATCTTTAAGTAATAGTTTTTTCCGCCATCTTTCTTTATTTAATAAATCTCTAGCATATTATAAATCTGCTCCTGTACATATGACAATTATATTATGAGCATGTAAGTAAAAATTCTTTAACGTTTTAACTAAAAAAGGGAAAGTATGAACATCTGTTTAAAACAAGACTTACTCATTTCAAATCTAAGAATACATACCAACATGCACATCAGGTGTAGCAGCGGCTGTGGCATCAAAAATAACAGAAACATTTTGGTAATCCAGTGCCACCGCATCAAAGACAGTCTGCCTGATGCAATTTGGAGTTTGAACACCTAAACATGCAGGAATAACGCGATCACATGTACATCAACAATACCTCATTAAATAATTCTATTTAGATGGGTCATGATTCCTGAAATTGCAATTACCAACTATCACCAAACTCTTAATTCCCTCAGCCTGAAGGAATGAATGAAGATGGGTGTTAAAAAATGCACTGAAGCGTGTCTTCACCACCTTATAATCCCCTTCTTTGATCACGAGTCCACCAACCAGTTCTGCACCCTTGCTTCCCTTACAGGTAGGACCCACTTTCCCCAAAGAGTACAAATGCCGGCGAAAAAGTTCCACATCTCTTCCTAGTGAATCATGTTCGCGGACAACCTAAACCCACAAACTCCCATAACACTCACCATCCATAAATAAGAGACATATGAACTAGAGTTTTTCAACTTATTTCCATCTAATAGATTAATGCGATTAAATTTATCTGCTCTACAAAATCAAGCAGAGCACTAAACGAAGTATACGAAGAGCAAAGCAAAAGAAATAGTCCCAGGTGAACACACAGACGGTTTTCTTGCCTTTTTGAGACAAACAACAGGCAACGAAGATGTAAACTTCCAAAGACCCCCAAAAAGGCTCCTCCAAATCACTAACTGAACAGTCCCTAAAATTTTCTCTGCACAGTCCCCTACTATCATAACATAAAGTAGCCACCAAATTATAAGTaggcccaaaattttctgaatTTCCTATTTTTTACAATAGTTCCTCAACATTATTGCCTAAACAAACAGCACAGGGAAGTGGGGCTATGGCAATTACCAAAATGGATAAAATTGGATGAAGCCTTGGAATGCAGTTTCTCAATAGAAACCCTCCACTTTTCTATGGCAACTAAAAATTCCCAAGAATTATAGCTTACCCAGGAACAAACAGAGCttataagaaaaagaaaactgAACTGGTTGTGTGAAAATCAATACAAAACAGAAGAAGAAGGTTACCCAGACTACAAGAATGCCAAGCTGCCTAGCGATTTCAACCGCCTTTATCACATTTGGGACAATGGCTTTCCCTCCATCGACTCTCATCAACCCATCCTCAAGGATAAAATCATTCTGAAATCCACAAAAACCAAAACCAAATCATGTAAATTTCAAATGGAATTACAGTTACACATATGCATATATAGATTCAGAGAGAGAGGGACGGAGAGAAACATACCTGCATGTCAATGACCAAGAGAGCAGTCTGCTTCCATTTATCTGCCATGTTTGTTAACAAATTTTGCAACACCTGCTCAAGGTCTCGAAACTTTACAAGGGAGGAGAGAATTCCAGTTTCCCTCCCAATCTAAAAGTAGTTGTaagatttttctttttccttgtttctttttattaatttttataagtttGTAGACGGCCAAGTGATtgtgaaatggaaataaaaataaataaataaataatttttattctatttttctctctttaattcaaattaatgaaaaattaaaaatttttatttttactgtTTTCTcctcttttattttttaattactatttaaataaaaattaaaaaataatatttcttttttatcttttttttctcaaaataaaCAAAATGTAAGCATTTAAAATGGAGGAAGAATTTTCTTTATCCATAACTACACTATACATTCATGAGCatataattcattaatattttaaAGATTTCAATACATTAATAAAAACTCATAGGAAATTGATAATTTCTTTTTATCTctaaataaaattatgaatactTTCGCTAAGCTACAAATGAAACATCTATTATGCACCTTcttgaaatttgatttattttaatggCTAAAAATGTATCACTTATCTAACAGAATAAAATTTAATTGTTCTCTTTTCAATATCCAGACTCGAAAAAATATGAAACATTGTAGAATTTAATTTGATGAACACTTATAATTTTCTAAAGAAGTGAAATGAGGAATTAATTTTCATAAAtgtgttttaattaaatttatattgttgaattaattatttatagaTAAAATTTCACACTTAGAGAATAAATCCATTTCtcacttatttaaaaaaaatcatttctcactttacatttatttttaattaatagctataaattaatttaaagtattttttatattttaaaaaataaaaatgatatcaAAGTCATcaacaattattattattttttcttttatccCAATCTTCTCTCTCACAATTTATGCCTTCATCCCCTTAATTAAAATCATTGTCAAAATAGAATAGTTGTACAAACTTTTATTCTCCTGAATAAAGTTTTCAATGCCTTTCCTCAAATTCCTTAAAATACTTTTGTAAATGAATGTTTTTCTCTCCATCCaatcacaaataaaataaatgaagaaTATTTTTGTTTGCCATTATTATGAAAAGAAAGTTTGAAAATATATGAAAAcatgaaaatgaaggaaaaaaaattacaaatggTTGgattttgcaaaaaaaaaaaaattaatatggaAAAATTCTAAGAGATGAGTAATTATcattttaaaaaatcaagaatttagcaagtataaataaaaatttagaaatttagtaatttttcaaataaaatttaagttctaaattatttattaaacctTTATAAGTGTTTAGTCTAGCTTGATTTGTATCACTCACCTAATATATATAATACTTTAACCAAATTTTGTTGaggtaataatttatattttagaaaaaaaattgagGATAATCATTAATTAACAAGAATGTGATGTAGCATATAACGTCAGGATGACGAGGAACACACGTGTCAGAAAGGGAGAGACAAAGGGTTTGTGGCTCCAAATCACTTGAGTGCATCTAATAAGTGGTCTAAAGAGACCCAAGCAGGGGGTCCAGATAAGCATATTCGGGTCAGGCACCACACCagcgctttttttttttaattgctatAGTGTGAGTAGTGATAAAAAGTTGTccacagatttttttttttaattttaatttctttaatatatatatataatattttttattaaaaggtATGAAAGAGTACAGTTTTGTTGTGTTGTTGCAGACTTATAATTGTGGGGATGAATTATATATTTCCTTTTGGTTTCTGCAATAATTTCAGGCTGTCAAGACATTCTATAATCAACGAAAAGCAGAAGAAAAAACAAAAGTAtggtaaaaaattaataaaaacaagtttcaattgtaaaaaaaataattaattttctttgtaTAATTGTGTTTTATAgtagttttaatttaattcttaagatTTATTATAATAAGAGGGTATTTGatatgattatttatttttaatttttaatttaaaatatatttttaacttataagtttatttaaaaataattaattatttatttaataaattatttaaaattaatttttaaataatttaagtatttaattaaaaaatttaaaagtaaattaatttatcaaaatgataaaaataatatataattgggTATGGTGATTGTTAAAATAAGGATagtatttgatattttaaaaaattattatcataatatagttttttatttgattaaaatataattttaaaataaataaataagttataaGTAATTAACTTTTCACTTTTGATTAATTCTAAATAGtttttaacttataaatcaaactaaatattaatttatttataattttctacTGATAAATATGTTTGATTgatttataagttaaattaaatatgtGTCTCAATTTTTATCATTAATCTCTTTAATTTTGACTATCATTataacaaaatattttttttctatggatattaacatttgaaataatgaaatttgaattttattttagtatatatttttgATAAATCGTGAATTTTAAATAGCatcattttcttattaatttttttttagaattattttgaaaaaaatattattttataaattattttaaattcacTCTTAAATAATATATTCTCTATATTCATGAGTACTATATATATTTATGACTCTAATCAATTGAACAaaagatatattttttttatcaaattcaaatctcatatttcaaatttctgcatcaaaacacaaggaaaatcttTTATTGTTAGTTATAAAATTAGAGTTGTTGAGTTGAACTCttaattaattagaattaaatgaaaaaaaattattgttaattaacaatttatataaatctaatatttatgcataaattgatgttgaaataaaagaatttttgataaatatatttatatatgtgtcTACCTGTTATTGGCTCTTTTAGTATGTAAATAAGTGTCAATTTTTTCAGGtaacttaatttaaaaaaaaacttttattttatattttctccTTTCCTTTCATCGAGTGCCAAAGTGGGAGTTCACTTTGGTTCTCTAACTCTTGTTGTCTTGCTTGGGAGCTAGTTGGGCTCTATGCACGTTCAATAGCACCGCTTGTAAGCAAATAAATACATTCTTTCTTGTTATAATGGGAGAAGAAAGAATGCTAATAAATAAGCATTTTGTGATGATCAACAAAATACTAATCGATCAATAAGCTTCACAGACATGAAGCTCTATAACATAGATAAATTAATTATGGAAACATCAATAGAACATACAAGACcattatcttaattaattaagttaGAAGGTACAGGAAGGAACGATCATTTGGGCATTTTCCAATCTTTAGAATGCATAGCATCATGAGCAATCAGCCTTAGATTGCTGCAGAGTGACTGCTCATGATGTTATTTCATTCAATTAAAAGCTCCATTtcatcaaaaaaaaaataaaaaaatgccaCAGAGATAGCTTCAAAACCCCCCACCGATTGCCGGAGCCCAATAGTCAGCACCATTGTCGCTTCCAACATGCTGGGTGCAAGATACAGGAATCAAGCACAGCCCTCTACTCCTCAAGTCCTTTGGCTTGTCATTGCTATCCTGATATATTTATGATAAAATAATAGCAGAGCAGAAAGAAAGCAAAAGGGTATCAATACCCTTTTCGGGTATGAATGAAACTAATTAATTTCTATAGAACCACGATGAGAATGAggataattaatgaagattgtaAAGTGATAGAAAGTGAACAATAAGTCAAATGAGGAGAAAGCTAAATTAGTGTAAAGATTAAAGATATtgcacaaagaaaaaaaaaaaaaggaaaaaaggagAGTACCTGCTGGTTAGGACCTCCTTTTCTTTTCAGGCAGATGTCATTCAACAGCTAAGTGAAAAATGAAAAGgaggggaaagaaaagaaaagaaaaggtattagtgtttttctttttaatctttttctcTATCAGCCCTTTTTATGATTCCCAATTACACATAATTAAGTAGTCCAAAATTGTGGTTTTGATTAACTTCCAATTAGCTAAAGTTGAACACAAAGCTGAGAACCTTGTTCTTAGCTATAGCTATATATATGTTCTTTATTCATAATAACATAGTTAATACAGATTCTTTTCCATatagaaagtttttttttttttttttgatggaTCCAATAAAGCATACCTGGCCTGGGTCTTCAGGAAATACAGAATTCCTTTCTCCTTGAACctaacaaaataaaaaattttcttttttaaatatacACTAGCACATGTGCATAcacagaagagagagagagagagagagagagagagtctcgGTCTTGCATTGGGAAAAGaggagtgtgtgtgtgtgtgtgtgcagaTTTGTGGGGGTACTTACAGACTGTTGGTTCCTCATGTTTGAAGATGCAGTGCCCAAGTAAGGGGAGCTAAGGGCCTGCAAAATTGAAAGGAGGCAAAAGAGAGAATAAGATTTATGACTTCCATAACTAAAGAATTAATGATTAGAAAAAGCATGAATAATTGAGCACTTTAACTGCATGCTTCTCACTGATTCTGAATTGCTCGCAGAGAGTATAAAAATGTGGAAGAAAACATCACCTCAATTTGACCTTGAAGGAATCTGATATATCCAATAGCTTCTAACAAGACAGAAGCTGTGTCAGTCTGCAAAAGAGGAACACGTCACCCATACCCCCAAGTCTCTTCAACGTCAAAAAGAGAGAGCCAAAAGAGTAAAGATAAAGAGCACACAGAGGTCTTTGATGGGTGAAaaagaattttctttaaaaaaaaaaaggctttatGGGTTTTATcatagaaaagaagaagaagaataaaaaaAGATCACTGCTTTTTTATTCTTCGTTCTGTTCAGAGTTTGTGAATAAAGAAGAGGAGGCTTTACCTTTCCAAATGGGGAAACTAGCTGGTGAAGGGCTGTGATTCTATCACCCAACTTCTCCTTCCTTACCTGGCTTGGTGGAGTAACATACACATTAAAGAGTAAATTATAGAGCACTgggatttgttaaaatttttgtcaTATTTTAATTTCATAGATGAAACATAGCAGAAGAATCACACATGCCTAGAGAAATAGACAATCAAGAAAGACATTACATGACAGGCGCACCCACGCTCATAAaaatagaaagagagagaagctGCTATATACCTTTAGAGGTGGTTGGCTTGAAGACGGCTGAATCCTAGGCTTCTTACAGATTCCACCGGCAGCCGTACTATTGCACTATATAtcaaagaaagaagcaaaagGAAAGGAAATGAGAAGAACCTAGATGAACAAACTTACTTGATAATTCATACATATCATGAAATTTGTTATTTAAcatagaaaagaaagaaggagagttggtctctctctctctctctctctctctctctctctctctctctctgtgttacCCACCTCAGATGATTGATCTGGATGTTGATTCCTCACATCTGACTTGTTATAAGAGAAGTCCAGTATATTACTAGTTGTAACACAAGACCTTAGGGAGGAAACTGGCAAGACTTGTGACCATGTAGGTCTGGGCGGCTGAAATTCTTCATCTTCATGACCGTACAAATTGTTATTTAAGATATGGTCTTCCCAATTTTCCAACTTTTTGGGTTGAAAGTGACTCAGACCAAAcctatcttcttcttctcctgACAAACcccccctaaaaaaaaaaaaaaaagaactctcCAAGTTAATACAAGCCCCTGCCAACATTTTTGTTAGTTACAAAAGCTGAAAACCATGTCCAAATATATTATGTATAACTAGTTAGTGGTGGTAATAAGCATGATATATTCAGAGAGGCAGATACAGAAAGAGAGGGAAATAAAGTTTATACAATTTGCCATAGCTTTGAATTTTGATTttttgaaaagagaaaatcaatacATATATATGTGCGGTAGATAGTGTAACTGTTAGAAGATAAATGAAAATATGATCTGTAAATCAGAAATTAAAGAAACTCTGTGAATCAAGTACAGCATGTTAAATGCATATAATAAGAAGTAAACTTCAAAGAGGGATATATACAAAAGTAGTTGGCTCCATGACTGAGGAAGTTCTTGATTATCAGGCAAAAAATTGAAAGGAAGTGAAGAAGAAGATCCGAGCACATATTGGGAAGGGAAGAGAGATGGAGAAAGAGATGAAGATAACAAAGAAGAAGGCTGCTGTGATGGTGGATGCAAGCTCCACCGGCTAGGGTTTCCTGCCATCATTAGCTTTGCACTGATGAGCAAGATTTCTGCACTCCAATTTCCAGCTGACTTCAAAAAAGAAGCATATAAAAAATACAATTTCTTTTTcccttcactttctttcactttgtCATATTTCCTTGTTTATGCAAGCTATCAAAGCCCTTTGCGAAAGCTTTCAAAGTCCTGTTTGCTTTCCCAGATGAGGTTGAAGAAACTTTGAGTCCATTTCCTCAAAGAATTTTTATAGAGATGTGGGGTTAGAGACCTTTGCATATGTTcccttctctttctttcttcctttcATTCATTTAGTAGCCTTTTTTATTCTTTGCTTTTGCTTTATTATAAAGTGGGGCAAGAAAAGCTGGTGGGCAGTGTTTTCAGTCCATAAACTAATGGTTTTCTAGGAACTTATATAACTTGTTTCCTTGATTTGAGGTGGTGCATTGGAATTGTTTTTGAATTAGGGTTAGGGTAGGATTTAGGGTATAGTTTATAGTATTAATTTGTCTACTTCACATTATCATGCCTTCTTTTTTCAAGTGCAATAATTCAACTCAGCAAGCAGAAATACTGAAGCTGTGTAGAAAATagccctaattttttttttttaaggaaagtGGAAACTTAATTATAAGTTTTTCAAGTGAGTGCCTATTTCACATTGAGATTGGAGGCAAAAACTGTttttcaaggaaaaaaaaaaaccattttatATACCATTAAAATAttagtttgaaaaaaaaaaatagttttattattttattatttttataattaaaaattaattttttaattttaaataattttttaatattctttaattaatatattgaaaaaaataatttttaatagtaatttcAACAGTAATATTAAACAAACTTTAAGTGATATTATCCTCGACTACCGAATCAAATGAGGCTAGATAATAACCCTAAAATTTCAgcataatagaaaaaaaaatgtaatttatAATTAGCAAAAGAAAACTTCTACTCACGCACCAATTACATATGTActatttaaatctcattttattctAATATATATTGTGGTCGTGGGCTGCTAACTTT contains these protein-coding regions:
- the LOC110639940 gene encoding probable inactive nicotinamidase At3g16190, which gives rise to MADKWKQTALLVIDMQNDFILEDGLMRVDGGKAIVPNVIKAVEIARQLGILVVWVVREHDSLGRDVELFRRHLYSLGKVGPTCKGSKGAELVGGLVIKEGDYKVVKTRFSAFFNTHLHSFLQAEGIKSLVIVGVQTPNCIRQTVFDAVALDYQNVSVIFDATAAATPDVHVANVFDMKNIGVRVPTLQEWWESDS
- the LOC110639939 gene encoding transcription factor bHLH68 — translated: MMAGNPSRWSLHPPSQQPSSLLSSSLSPSLFPSQYVLGSSSSLPFNFLPDNQELPQSWSQLLLGGLSGEEEDRFGLSHFQPKKLENWEDHILNNNLYGHEDEEFQPPRPTWSQVLPVSSLRSCVTTSNILDFSYNKSDVRNQHPDQSSECNSTAAGGICKKPRIQPSSSQPPLKVRKEKLGDRITALHQLVSPFGKTDTASVLLEAIGYIRFLQGQIEALSSPYLGTASSNMRNQQSVQGERNSVFPEDPGQLLNDICLKRKGGPNQQDSNDKPKDLRSRGLCLIPVSCTQHVGSDNGADYWAPAIGGGF